Proteins from one Astatotilapia calliptera chromosome 8, fAstCal1.2, whole genome shotgun sequence genomic window:
- the ccdc57 gene encoding coiled-coil domain-containing protein 57 isoform X3, whose translation MENKLQVERDYHNKKLHTEQPQMWTQWDEYVRQVSSEMVLKDTQIISLQERETTLRTELERSRKQTERYKQHLRAGLNREKVLEKNSVQMELEWQRRFEDVKADYYLANEQLIQDLIEARDQGLTPKVDSLASVEIRRLQEQNSALRAVVTQMRKDMEGLGHLLVLPNAEAPVQPPYQESSASKGNTADSRQPLEQEVHLSGKHLEEQRGGVTGLSGLASAMEDPQHINPGRSQPENQAGGSCLDERGRCPAVTRVESASNDITQQRTLVQQLQGDSKYVKPALMCGVFKSVHPAKNDPQLLRVRLKQAASCIARLSREKQQLIALGNRLRAQIAADGRQAPGGLEKDTPTEKLGDHHGRLSAVEQLQYQLTTQELQYALMQRASAAAEQHIPPTKSQAFFKGTANTCHGLKPRDTSETRSQLHLSRTVSHESLCSLTMLWDTLDRGLTDSEGERGLRSRQSGGSGVQMMVHGSGVIPSQPQTEVQQSRSQSKTLPSTTKTNRPAVPARISKIRNYNVKD comes from the exons ATGGAGAACAAATTACAGGTGGAGCGAGACTACCACAATAAGAA GCTTCACACAGAGCAGCCACAAATGTGGACTCAGTGGGACGAGTATGTCAGGCAGGTGTCCAGTGAAATGGTCCTGAAAGACACACAAATCATCAGCCTGCAGGAGAGAGAAACCACACTAAGGACTGAGCTGGAGCGGAGCAGGAAACAGACTGAAAG GTACAAACAGCATCTGAGAGCTGgcctcaacagagagaaagtCTTGGAGAAGAACAGCGTGCAGATGGAGCTGGAATGGCAGCGACGCTTTGAAGATGTAAAGGCGGACTACTACCTTGCAAATGAGCAGCTAATACAAGACCTGATCGAGGCCAGAGACCAG GGTCTCACTCCAAAGGTGGATTCTCTGGCATCGGTGGAGATCCGGCGTCTACAGGAGCAGAACAGCGCCCTGCGTGCTGTGGTTACCCAGATGAGAAAGGACATGGAAGGTCTCGGCCATCTCCTAGTCTTACCTAATGCTGAGGCACCAGTGCAACCTCCGTATCAGGAATCTTCAGCCTCCAAAGGCAACACAGCAG ACTCCCGTCAGCCTCTGGAGCAGGAGGTGCACCTGTCAGGTAAGCACCTCGAGGAGCAGCGAGGAGGTGTCACAGGACTGTCAGGCCTGGCTTCAGCCATGGAGGACCCACAACACATCAATCCAGGCAGATCACAGCCTGAAAATCAAGCTG GTGGTTCGTGTCTGGATGAACGTGGCAGGTGCCCCGCTGTGACACGTGTGGAGTCAGCTTCCAATGACATCACACAGCAG AGGACACTGGTGCAGCAGCTCCAAGGAGACAGCAAGTATGTGAAACCAGCTCTGATGTGTGGCGTGTTTAAGAGCGTCCATCCTGCTAAAAATGACCCCCAGCTCCTTCGCGTCAGGCTGAAGCAGGCAGCGTCCTGCATCGCCCGTTTGAGCAGAGAGAAACAGCAGCTGATAGCGCTGGGCAACCGCCTCCGTGCCCAGATCGCCGCCGACGGACGGCAGG CACCGGGGGGGCTGGAGAAGGACACCCCCACAGAGAAACTAGGAGACCACCATGGCCGCCTTTCTGCTGTGGAACAGCTGCAGTACCAGCTCACCACTCAG GAGCTGCAATATGCACTGATGCAGAgagcttctgctgctgctgaacagcACATCCCACCAACAAAGAGCCAGGCTTTCTTCAAAGGgactgcaaacacttgccatgGGCTCAAACCCAGAGACACGTCTGAG acACGCTCACAGCTGCACTTGTCCAGGACTGTGTCGCATGAATCGCTGTGCTCATTAACGATGCTGTGGGACACTCTGGATCGTGGACTTACGGACTCAGAAG GTGAACGTGGGCTCAGGAGCAGACAGTCTGGTGGCTCTGGAGTCCAGATGATGGTGCATGGTAGTGGTGTGATTCCCAGCCAGCCCCAGACTGAGGTCCAGCAAAGCAGGAGCCAGTCTAAAACACTGCCAAGCACTACCAAGACCAACAGACCTGCAGTCCCTGCCAGGATCAGCAAGATCAGAAACTACAATGTTAAAGACTGA
- the ccdc57 gene encoding coiled-coil domain-containing protein 57 isoform X1, which translates to MENKLQVERDYHNKKLHTEQPQMWTQWDEYVRQVSSEMVLKDTQIISLQERETTLRTELERSRKQTERYKQHLRAGLNREKVLEKNSVQMELEWQRRFEDVKADYYLANEQLIQDLIEARDQAKAELMEREQQLHDLTVLLQSTSREQDQAVQGLTPKVDSLASVEIRRLQEQNSALRAVVTQMRKDMEGLGHLLVLPNAEAPVQPPYQESSASKGNTADSRQPLEQEVHLSGKHLEEQRGGVTGLSGLASAMEDPQHINPGRSQPENQAGGSCLDERGRCPAVTRVESASNDITQQRTLVQQLQGDSKYVKPALMCGVFKSVHPAKNDPQLLRVRLKQAASCIARLSREKQQLIALGNRLRAQIAADGRQAPGGLEKDTPTEKLGDHHGRLSAVEQLQYQLTTQELQYALMQRASAAAEQHIPPTKSQAFFKGTANTCHGLKPRDTSETRSQLHLSRTVSHESLCSLTMLWDTLDRGLTDSEGERGLRSRQSGGSGVQMMVHGSGVIPSQPQTEVQQSRSQSKTLPSTTKTNRPAVPARISKIRNYNVKD; encoded by the exons ATGGAGAACAAATTACAGGTGGAGCGAGACTACCACAATAAGAA GCTTCACACAGAGCAGCCACAAATGTGGACTCAGTGGGACGAGTATGTCAGGCAGGTGTCCAGTGAAATGGTCCTGAAAGACACACAAATCATCAGCCTGCAGGAGAGAGAAACCACACTAAGGACTGAGCTGGAGCGGAGCAGGAAACAGACTGAAAG GTACAAACAGCATCTGAGAGCTGgcctcaacagagagaaagtCTTGGAGAAGAACAGCGTGCAGATGGAGCTGGAATGGCAGCGACGCTTTGAAGATGTAAAGGCGGACTACTACCTTGCAAATGAGCAGCTAATACAAGACCTGATCGAGGCCAGAGACCAG GCTAAAGCTGAGCTGATggagagagagcagcagctgcATGATCTGACCGTCTTGCTCCAGTCCACTAGCAGGGAGCAAGATCAGGCTGTACAG GGTCTCACTCCAAAGGTGGATTCTCTGGCATCGGTGGAGATCCGGCGTCTACAGGAGCAGAACAGCGCCCTGCGTGCTGTGGTTACCCAGATGAGAAAGGACATGGAAGGTCTCGGCCATCTCCTAGTCTTACCTAATGCTGAGGCACCAGTGCAACCTCCGTATCAGGAATCTTCAGCCTCCAAAGGCAACACAGCAG ACTCCCGTCAGCCTCTGGAGCAGGAGGTGCACCTGTCAGGTAAGCACCTCGAGGAGCAGCGAGGAGGTGTCACAGGACTGTCAGGCCTGGCTTCAGCCATGGAGGACCCACAACACATCAATCCAGGCAGATCACAGCCTGAAAATCAAGCTG GTGGTTCGTGTCTGGATGAACGTGGCAGGTGCCCCGCTGTGACACGTGTGGAGTCAGCTTCCAATGACATCACACAGCAG AGGACACTGGTGCAGCAGCTCCAAGGAGACAGCAAGTATGTGAAACCAGCTCTGATGTGTGGCGTGTTTAAGAGCGTCCATCCTGCTAAAAATGACCCCCAGCTCCTTCGCGTCAGGCTGAAGCAGGCAGCGTCCTGCATCGCCCGTTTGAGCAGAGAGAAACAGCAGCTGATAGCGCTGGGCAACCGCCTCCGTGCCCAGATCGCCGCCGACGGACGGCAGG CACCGGGGGGGCTGGAGAAGGACACCCCCACAGAGAAACTAGGAGACCACCATGGCCGCCTTTCTGCTGTGGAACAGCTGCAGTACCAGCTCACCACTCAG GAGCTGCAATATGCACTGATGCAGAgagcttctgctgctgctgaacagcACATCCCACCAACAAAGAGCCAGGCTTTCTTCAAAGGgactgcaaacacttgccatgGGCTCAAACCCAGAGACACGTCTGAG acACGCTCACAGCTGCACTTGTCCAGGACTGTGTCGCATGAATCGCTGTGCTCATTAACGATGCTGTGGGACACTCTGGATCGTGGACTTACGGACTCAGAAG GTGAACGTGGGCTCAGGAGCAGACAGTCTGGTGGCTCTGGAGTCCAGATGATGGTGCATGGTAGTGGTGTGATTCCCAGCCAGCCCCAGACTGAGGTCCAGCAAAGCAGGAGCCAGTCTAAAACACTGCCAAGCACTACCAAGACCAACAGACCTGCAGTCCCTGCCAGGATCAGCAAGATCAGAAACTACAATGTTAAAGACTGA
- the ccdc57 gene encoding coiled-coil domain-containing protein 57 isoform X4: MENKLQVERDYHNKKLHTEQPQMWTQWDEYVRQVSSEMVLKDTQIISLQERETTLRTELERSRKQTERYKQHLRAGLNREKVLEKNSVQMELEWQRRFEDVKADYYLANEQLIQDLIEARDQAKAELMEREQQLHDLTVLLQSTSREQDQAVQGLTPKVDSLASVEIRRLQEQNSALRAVVTQMRKDMEGLGHLLVLPNAEAPVQPPYQESSASKGNTAGGSCLDERGRCPAVTRVESASNDITQQRTLVQQLQGDSKYVKPALMCGVFKSVHPAKNDPQLLRVRLKQAASCIARLSREKQQLIALGNRLRAQIAADGRQAPGGLEKDTPTEKLGDHHGRLSAVEQLQYQLTTQELQYALMQRASAAAEQHIPPTKSQAFFKGTANTCHGLKPRDTSETRSQLHLSRTVSHESLCSLTMLWDTLDRGLTDSEGERGLRSRQSGGSGVQMMVHGSGVIPSQPQTEVQQSRSQSKTLPSTTKTNRPAVPARISKIRNYNVKD; this comes from the exons ATGGAGAACAAATTACAGGTGGAGCGAGACTACCACAATAAGAA GCTTCACACAGAGCAGCCACAAATGTGGACTCAGTGGGACGAGTATGTCAGGCAGGTGTCCAGTGAAATGGTCCTGAAAGACACACAAATCATCAGCCTGCAGGAGAGAGAAACCACACTAAGGACTGAGCTGGAGCGGAGCAGGAAACAGACTGAAAG GTACAAACAGCATCTGAGAGCTGgcctcaacagagagaaagtCTTGGAGAAGAACAGCGTGCAGATGGAGCTGGAATGGCAGCGACGCTTTGAAGATGTAAAGGCGGACTACTACCTTGCAAATGAGCAGCTAATACAAGACCTGATCGAGGCCAGAGACCAG GCTAAAGCTGAGCTGATggagagagagcagcagctgcATGATCTGACCGTCTTGCTCCAGTCCACTAGCAGGGAGCAAGATCAGGCTGTACAG GGTCTCACTCCAAAGGTGGATTCTCTGGCATCGGTGGAGATCCGGCGTCTACAGGAGCAGAACAGCGCCCTGCGTGCTGTGGTTACCCAGATGAGAAAGGACATGGAAGGTCTCGGCCATCTCCTAGTCTTACCTAATGCTGAGGCACCAGTGCAACCTCCGTATCAGGAATCTTCAGCCTCCAAAGGCAACACAGCAG GTGGTTCGTGTCTGGATGAACGTGGCAGGTGCCCCGCTGTGACACGTGTGGAGTCAGCTTCCAATGACATCACACAGCAG AGGACACTGGTGCAGCAGCTCCAAGGAGACAGCAAGTATGTGAAACCAGCTCTGATGTGTGGCGTGTTTAAGAGCGTCCATCCTGCTAAAAATGACCCCCAGCTCCTTCGCGTCAGGCTGAAGCAGGCAGCGTCCTGCATCGCCCGTTTGAGCAGAGAGAAACAGCAGCTGATAGCGCTGGGCAACCGCCTCCGTGCCCAGATCGCCGCCGACGGACGGCAGG CACCGGGGGGGCTGGAGAAGGACACCCCCACAGAGAAACTAGGAGACCACCATGGCCGCCTTTCTGCTGTGGAACAGCTGCAGTACCAGCTCACCACTCAG GAGCTGCAATATGCACTGATGCAGAgagcttctgctgctgctgaacagcACATCCCACCAACAAAGAGCCAGGCTTTCTTCAAAGGgactgcaaacacttgccatgGGCTCAAACCCAGAGACACGTCTGAG acACGCTCACAGCTGCACTTGTCCAGGACTGTGTCGCATGAATCGCTGTGCTCATTAACGATGCTGTGGGACACTCTGGATCGTGGACTTACGGACTCAGAAG GTGAACGTGGGCTCAGGAGCAGACAGTCTGGTGGCTCTGGAGTCCAGATGATGGTGCATGGTAGTGGTGTGATTCCCAGCCAGCCCCAGACTGAGGTCCAGCAAAGCAGGAGCCAGTCTAAAACACTGCCAAGCACTACCAAGACCAACAGACCTGCAGTCCCTGCCAGGATCAGCAAGATCAGAAACTACAATGTTAAAGACTGA
- the ccdc57 gene encoding coiled-coil domain-containing protein 57 isoform X2, with protein MWTQWDEYVRQVSSEMVLKDTQIISLQERETTLRTELERSRKQTERYKQHLRAGLNREKVLEKNSVQMELEWQRRFEDVKADYYLANEQLIQDLIEARDQAKAELMEREQQLHDLTVLLQSTSREQDQAVQGLTPKVDSLASVEIRRLQEQNSALRAVVTQMRKDMEGLGHLLVLPNAEAPVQPPYQESSASKGNTADSRQPLEQEVHLSGKHLEEQRGGVTGLSGLASAMEDPQHINPGRSQPENQAGGSCLDERGRCPAVTRVESASNDITQQRTLVQQLQGDSKYVKPALMCGVFKSVHPAKNDPQLLRVRLKQAASCIARLSREKQQLIALGNRLRAQIAADGRQAPGGLEKDTPTEKLGDHHGRLSAVEQLQYQLTTQELQYALMQRASAAAEQHIPPTKSQAFFKGTANTCHGLKPRDTSETRSQLHLSRTVSHESLCSLTMLWDTLDRGLTDSEGERGLRSRQSGGSGVQMMVHGSGVIPSQPQTEVQQSRSQSKTLPSTTKTNRPAVPARISKIRNYNVKD; from the exons ATGTGGACTCAGTGGGACGAGTATGTCAGGCAGGTGTCCAGTGAAATGGTCCTGAAAGACACACAAATCATCAGCCTGCAGGAGAGAGAAACCACACTAAGGACTGAGCTGGAGCGGAGCAGGAAACAGACTGAAAG GTACAAACAGCATCTGAGAGCTGgcctcaacagagagaaagtCTTGGAGAAGAACAGCGTGCAGATGGAGCTGGAATGGCAGCGACGCTTTGAAGATGTAAAGGCGGACTACTACCTTGCAAATGAGCAGCTAATACAAGACCTGATCGAGGCCAGAGACCAG GCTAAAGCTGAGCTGATggagagagagcagcagctgcATGATCTGACCGTCTTGCTCCAGTCCACTAGCAGGGAGCAAGATCAGGCTGTACAG GGTCTCACTCCAAAGGTGGATTCTCTGGCATCGGTGGAGATCCGGCGTCTACAGGAGCAGAACAGCGCCCTGCGTGCTGTGGTTACCCAGATGAGAAAGGACATGGAAGGTCTCGGCCATCTCCTAGTCTTACCTAATGCTGAGGCACCAGTGCAACCTCCGTATCAGGAATCTTCAGCCTCCAAAGGCAACACAGCAG ACTCCCGTCAGCCTCTGGAGCAGGAGGTGCACCTGTCAGGTAAGCACCTCGAGGAGCAGCGAGGAGGTGTCACAGGACTGTCAGGCCTGGCTTCAGCCATGGAGGACCCACAACACATCAATCCAGGCAGATCACAGCCTGAAAATCAAGCTG GTGGTTCGTGTCTGGATGAACGTGGCAGGTGCCCCGCTGTGACACGTGTGGAGTCAGCTTCCAATGACATCACACAGCAG AGGACACTGGTGCAGCAGCTCCAAGGAGACAGCAAGTATGTGAAACCAGCTCTGATGTGTGGCGTGTTTAAGAGCGTCCATCCTGCTAAAAATGACCCCCAGCTCCTTCGCGTCAGGCTGAAGCAGGCAGCGTCCTGCATCGCCCGTTTGAGCAGAGAGAAACAGCAGCTGATAGCGCTGGGCAACCGCCTCCGTGCCCAGATCGCCGCCGACGGACGGCAGG CACCGGGGGGGCTGGAGAAGGACACCCCCACAGAGAAACTAGGAGACCACCATGGCCGCCTTTCTGCTGTGGAACAGCTGCAGTACCAGCTCACCACTCAG GAGCTGCAATATGCACTGATGCAGAgagcttctgctgctgctgaacagcACATCCCACCAACAAAGAGCCAGGCTTTCTTCAAAGGgactgcaaacacttgccatgGGCTCAAACCCAGAGACACGTCTGAG acACGCTCACAGCTGCACTTGTCCAGGACTGTGTCGCATGAATCGCTGTGCTCATTAACGATGCTGTGGGACACTCTGGATCGTGGACTTACGGACTCAGAAG GTGAACGTGGGCTCAGGAGCAGACAGTCTGGTGGCTCTGGAGTCCAGATGATGGTGCATGGTAGTGGTGTGATTCCCAGCCAGCCCCAGACTGAGGTCCAGCAAAGCAGGAGCCAGTCTAAAACACTGCCAAGCACTACCAAGACCAACAGACCTGCAGTCCCTGCCAGGATCAGCAAGATCAGAAACTACAATGTTAAAGACTGA
- the LOC113027732 gene encoding monocarboxylate transporter 4-like yields the protein MGGAVLDDGPPGVKAPDGGWGWAVLAGCFVITGFSYAFPKAVSIFFKDLIQEFEVGYSATAWISSILLAMLYGTGPLCSVLVNRFGCRPVMMVGGVFASVGMILASFAKSITHIYLCTGVITGLGLAMNFQPSLIMLNCYFSEKRPLANGLAAAGSPVALCCLSPLGQSLQNQYGWRGGFLILGGMLFNCCACGALMRPLSTPKKSQMLEENTLLAADKPKAKKKLLDFSVFKDRGFVIYAIAASVMVLGLFVPPVFVVSYAKGLGYKDTNSALLLSILGFVDMFARPASGLIAGMKRVRPRSVYLFSFAMIFNGCTDIIGSQAKNYAGLVVFCIFFGISYGMVGALQFEVLMAIVGKEKFSSAIGLVLLMEAVAVLVGPPGAGRLLDATHQYMYVFLLAGCEVTVSAFVIATGNFLCIRREREDGQAKIEMAVSAAELEGLNQAANEEHDGGKKEQTGKENGKVRVLKVQEDMTVTEAPEDTGN from the exons ATGGGAGGAGCGGTGTTGGATGATGGACCTCCTGGAGTGAAGGCGCCAGATGGAGGCTGGGGTTGGGCAGTGTTGGCGGGATGCTTCGTCATCACTGGCTTCTCATACGCGTTCCCCAAGGCTGTCAGCATCTTCTTCAAGGACCTTATTCAAGAGTTTGAGGTTGGCTACAGTGCCACAGCTTGGATCTCCTCAATACTGCTTGCCATGCTATATGGCACAG GCCCTCTGTGCAGCGTGCTGGTCAACAGATTTGGCTGTAGGCCGGTGATGATGGTTGGAGGAGTCTTTGCTTCAGTGGGAATGATTCTGGCTTCCTTTGCCAAAAGCATCACACATATTTACCTCTGCACTGGAGTTATTACAG GTCTGGGTCTAGCAATGAACTTCCAGCCATCTCTGATAATGTTGAACTGCTACTTCAGTGAGAAGCGTCCTCTAGCCAATGGCTTGGCAGCAGCAGGCAGCCCTGTGGCGCTATGCTGTCTGTCTCCATTGGGGCAGAGTCTCCAAAACCAGTATGGTTGGCGGGGTGGATTCCTTATACTAGGAGGCATGCTGTTCAACTGCTGTGCCTGTGGTGCTCTCATGCGGCCCCTGTCCACCCCTAAGAAGTCCCAGATGCTGGAAGAAAACACTCTGCTGGCTGCAGACAAACCGAAGGCAAAGAAGAAACTATTGGACTTCAGTGTGTTCAAGGACAGAGGTTTTGTAATCTATGCCATTGCAGCTTCTGTGATGGTGCTAGGCTTGTTTGTGCCGCCTGTGTTTGTGGTCAGTTATGCTAAAGGCCTTGGCTACAAGGACACCAACTCAGCACTGCTGCTCTCGATCTTAGGATTTGTTGATATGTTTGCCCGACCTGCATCAGGACTCATAGCAGGCATGAAGCGTGTGCGGCCTCGAAGCGTCTATCTCTTCAGCTTCGCTATGATCTTCAATGGGTGCACTGACATCATAGGATCGCAG GCAAAGAACTATGCTGGTCTGGTGGtcttctgtattttctttggTATATCATACGGGATGGTTGGAGCACTTCAGTTTGAGGTCCTCATGGCCATTGTGGGGAAAGAGAAGTTTTCCAGTGCCATCGGCCTGGTGCTGCTAATGGAAGCTGTTGCTGTGCTGGTGGGACCTCCTGGAGCAG GTCGGCTCCTGGACGCTACCCATCAGTACATGTACGTGTTCCTGTTGGCGGGCTGTGAAGTGACAGTATCTGCCTTTGTCATTGCCACCGGGAACTTTCTTTGCATTAGGAGGGAACGAGAAGATGGACAGGCTAAGATTGAGATGGCCGTAAGCGCCGCTGAGCTGGAGGGCCTCAACCAGGCGGCAAACGAAGAACACGATGGAGGCAAAAAGGAGCAGACgggaaaagaaaatggaaaagtccGTGTTTTGAAAGTGCAGGAAGACATGACTGTGACGGAGGCACCAGAAGACACCGGGAATTAA